CCGGTCGCCAGGGGCAGCGACTGGCGGTAGACCTGGGTGCGGATGGCGGCGAGCAGCGTGTGGCCGAGGCCGGTGACCCCGCCGCCGATCACCACGAGGCCGGGGTTGAAGAAGCTGACGAGGCCCGCGATGACCTGGCCGGTGCGGTTGCCGCCCGCGCGGATGAGGTCGAGTGCGGTGGCGTCACCGGCGGCAGCCGCCGCGGAGACGTCGACCGCGCTGAGCTTCCCGGCGGCTTCCAGGCGGGTCGCGAGCTCCTGGGAGAGCCCTTGGCCGACGGCGTCCTCCGCGTCGCGGGCGAGCGCCGCGCCGCTGAAGTACGCCTCCAGGCAGCCCTTGTTGCCGCAGGCGCAGGGCCGCCCGTCCGGTTCGACCTGGATATGGCCGATGTCGCCCGCGCTGCCGGTCACCCCTCGGTAGACCTCACCGCCGACGACGATGCCGCAGCCGATGCCCGTGCCGATCTTGACGCAGAGGAAGTCGCCCACGGAGCGTGCGACGCCCGCGTGCTGCTCCCCCATCGCCATCAGGTTCACGTCGTTGTCGACCATGACGGGGCAGCCCAGATCCTGGCTGATGGCCTCCCGTACGGGAAAGCCGTCCCACCCCGGCATGATCGGCGGGGCGACCGGGACACCTTCGGGGAAGCGGACGGGGCCCGGGACGCCGATCCCGGCGCCGTCGAACCCTTCCGCGAGCCCGGAGGCCTTCAACTTGGCTGCCATGGCGAGGACTTGCTCGAAGACCGCGACGGGCCCTTCGCGCACGTCCATGGGCTGGTTGATGTGGCCGAGGACCTCCAGCTCGGCGTTGGTCACCGCTACGTCGACCGAGGTCGCGCCGATGTCCACGCCGAGGAAGCGGAGGGCGGGGGCCAGGCGGATGTTGTGGGAGCGGCGGCCGCCGCGCGAGGCGGCGAGTCCGTCGGCGACCACGAGTCCGGTCTCCAGGAGCCGGTCCACCTCGACGGCCAGCTTCGACCGGGAGAGGTCGACCTGATCGCCCAGCTGGGCACGGGAGTTGGGCCCTCCGTCACGCAGCAGTCGCAGCAGTCGCGCCTGGTGCGCATTGGCGGGTCGAGCCGTCATACGTCTCACGCGCCCCTCCCCGCCTCATCGGGCAACTCATGTCGTCACGCCCGGCTTTCGTTCTTCTCGTCGGGCTTTCGAGGGGAACGTAGCAGCGCCTGCCGGGAGTGGGAAGAAGTTGCGCACGAATTACCCACGACTTTCTCCAGTCACAGGACAAAGAGGGGTGCGGGCGCCCCGGACGCAGAAAGGCCCACGCGGACCGGCGCCGAAACGCCGGCCGGTCCGCGTGGGCCCGCCCGGTGGGTCCGCTCGCCCCTCAGTCGCGCTCGCGCCGGTGGTACGTCTCGCGCGTGTGCTCCGTGTGTGCGCGCATGATCTCCGTGGCCCGGCTCTCGTCGCGCTCGGCGATCGCCGCGATCAGCGCGCGGTGCTCGATCCAGGACTGCTTGCCGCGCCGGCGGGCCACCGGCGTGTAGTACCAGCGCACCCGGCGGTCCACCTGCCCGGCGAGTTCGGCGAGGACGACATTGCCGGCGAGCTCCATGACCTTGGCGTGGAAGGCCGCGTTCGTGGTCACCACCAGGTCCACCTCGCCGTCCGCGACGGCCTGTTCACCCTTGGCGCACAGCTCCTCCAGGGCTGTGATCCCGGCGGTGCCCGTGTTGGCCGCGGCGAGCCTGGCGGCCTCCGCCTCCAGGAGCGTGCGGACAGTGAGCAGCTGGTCCGCCTCCTCCTCGGTGGGCTCGTGCACGAACGCGCCCTGCGCGGGCCGCAGATCGACCCAGCCCTCGGTGTTGAGGCGTTGCAGCGCCTCGCGCACGGGCTGCCGCGACACCCCCAGGTGCCCGGCGAGTTCGCTCTCCACGAGGTGCTGGCCCGGCTGGAGCGCACGGGTCGTGATGAGTTCGAGCAGCGCTTCGTAGACCCGCTCACGGAGCGGACCTGGGCGTTCCAGCTTGGGCACCGCCCCCTGCGGCAGTCCTGTGGACAACATCGCGGTCCCCTCGTCGACGATTGCCTTTTGTCTACAGTCTACCGAGCACAATGGCCAGCACCAGGGGGAGTTGAGCCGGTCACACGGCCCGCAGGCGCCACCCCGCGGTTACGGGCAGCGGATGACCTGGCCGGCGTACGAGAGGTTCCCGCCGAAGCCGAAGAGCAGCACCGGGTCCCCGTGGACGATCTCGCCGCGCTCCACCAGCTTGGACAGGGCGAGCGGGATGCTGCCCGCCGAGGTGTTGCCGGAGTGCACGACATCGCGCGCGACGACCGCGTTGACCGCGCCGATCCGCCCGGCGAGCGGCTCGATGATGCGCAGGTTGGCCTGGTGCAGGACGACCGCGGCCAGGTCCTCCGGGGTGAGCCCGGCCCGCTCACAGGCCTTGCGGGCGAGCGGCGGCAGCTGCGTCGTCGCCCAGCGGTAGACGCTCTGGCCCTCCTGCGCGAACCGCGGGGGCGTGCCCTCGATCCGGACGGCGTTGCCCATCTCGGGCACCGAGCCCCAGAGCACGGGACCGATGCCGGGCGCCTCCCCGGGACCGCACGCCTCGACGACCGCGGCGCCCGCGCCGTCCCCGACCAGGACGCAGGTGGTGCGGTCCGTCCAGTCGGCCACCTCGGACATCTTGTCCGCGCCGATCACCAGGGCCCGGGTGGCGCCCCCGGCCCGTACGGCGTGGTCGGCGGTGGCGAGCGCGTGCGTGAAGCCCGCGCACACCACGTTGATGTCCATGGCGGCCGGCGAGGGAATGCCGAGGCGGGCCGCCACCCGGGCCGCCATGTTCGGCGAGCGGTCGATCGCGGTGGAGGTGGCGACCAGCACGAGGTCGATGGCGTCGGGTGACAGGCCCGCCGCCGCGATGGCCTTGGCCCCCGCGTGCGCGGCGAGCTCGTCGACCGGCTCGTCGGGTCCGGCGATGTGGCGGGTGCGGATGCCCACGCGGGAGCGGATCCACTCGTCGCTGGTGTCGAC
This Streptomyces sp. NBC_01283 DNA region includes the following protein-coding sequences:
- a CDS encoding ROK family transcriptional regulator, giving the protein MTARPANAHQARLLRLLRDGGPNSRAQLGDQVDLSRSKLAVEVDRLLETGLVVADGLAASRGGRRSHNIRLAPALRFLGVDIGATSVDVAVTNAELEVLGHINQPMDVREGPVAVFEQVLAMAAKLKASGLAEGFDGAGIGVPGPVRFPEGVPVAPPIMPGWDGFPVREAISQDLGCPVMVDNDVNLMAMGEQHAGVARSVGDFLCVKIGTGIGCGIVVGGEVYRGVTGSAGDIGHIQVEPDGRPCACGNKGCLEAYFSGAALARDAEDAVGQGLSQELATRLEAAGKLSAVDVSAAAAAGDATALDLIRAGGNRTGQVIAGLVSFFNPGLVVIGGGVTGLGHTLLAAIRTQVYRQSLPLATGNLPIVLGELGPTAGVIGGARLISDHLFSPA
- a CDS encoding GntR family transcriptional regulator, coding for MLSTGLPQGAVPKLERPGPLRERVYEALLELITTRALQPGQHLVESELAGHLGVSRQPVREALQRLNTEGWVDLRPAQGAFVHEPTEEEADQLLTVRTLLEAEAARLAAANTGTAGITALEELCAKGEQAVADGEVDLVVTTNAAFHAKVMELAGNVVLAELAGQVDRRVRWYYTPVARRRGKQSWIEHRALIAAIAERDESRATEIMRAHTEHTRETYHRRERD
- a CDS encoding beta-ketoacyl-ACP synthase III codes for the protein MHGSRIAAVGHYQPARILTNEDLAGMVDTSDEWIRSRVGIRTRHIAGPDEPVDELAAHAGAKAIAAAGLSPDAIDLVLVATSTAIDRSPNMAARVAARLGIPSPAAMDINVVCAGFTHALATADHAVRAGGATRALVIGADKMSEVADWTDRTTCVLVGDGAGAAVVEACGPGEAPGIGPVLWGSVPEMGNAVRIEGTPPRFAQEGQSVYRWATTQLPPLARKACERAGLTPEDLAAVVLHQANLRIIEPLAGRIGAVNAVVARDVVHSGNTSAGSIPLALSKLVERGEIVHGDPVLLFGFGGNLSYAGQVIRCP